In one window of Tumebacillus algifaecis DNA:
- a CDS encoding ABC transporter permease codes for MVFALLGSIESGLIFAFMALGVYLTFRILDFPDLTVDGSFTAGGAAAATLLAAGYHPLLSTVVAVAVGILAGSVTGLLHTKGKINPLLAGILTMIALYSVNLRIMGRANVPLLNEETLVTKVNATLVNVLGDLSLAAVMVVAVVVVKLGVDWFLRTEKGLMLRATGDNERMIRSFGANTDGAKVLGLALSNGLVALAGALMAQYQGFADVSMGIGMIVIGLASVIIGEAIFGRSSIARATAAVIGGAILYRLIVAFALQAGVNPSDLKLITALIVIFALISPKTLQTWKAKSGKKRRHSSGGESHVEA; via the coding sequence ATGGTATTCGCTCTGCTCGGCTCGATTGAATCAGGACTTATCTTCGCATTTATGGCGCTCGGTGTGTATCTGACTTTTCGGATCTTAGATTTTCCCGATCTGACGGTAGATGGCAGTTTTACAGCGGGGGGCGCAGCGGCGGCGACGCTGTTGGCAGCCGGATACCATCCGTTGCTCTCCACGGTGGTCGCAGTAGCGGTTGGCATCCTTGCGGGAAGCGTGACCGGACTCTTGCATACGAAGGGCAAGATCAACCCGCTTTTGGCCGGGATTTTGACGATGATCGCGCTGTACTCGGTCAACTTGCGCATCATGGGACGGGCCAACGTACCGTTGCTCAATGAAGAGACCTTGGTGACAAAAGTGAATGCGACGCTCGTGAATGTGCTAGGTGATCTGTCGCTTGCGGCAGTGATGGTTGTAGCCGTGGTGGTGGTCAAGTTGGGAGTGGATTGGTTCTTGCGCACCGAAAAGGGGCTGATGCTACGAGCGACTGGCGACAACGAACGGATGATTCGCAGCTTCGGCGCGAATACGGACGGGGCAAAAGTGCTAGGGCTCGCCCTTTCCAATGGTTTGGTTGCGCTGGCTGGCGCTTTGATGGCGCAGTATCAAGGGTTTGCCGATGTATCGATGGGAATTGGGATGATCGTGATCGGGCTGGCGTCGGTGATCATCGGTGAGGCGATCTTTGGTCGTTCAAGCATCGCACGGGCGACGGCGGCGGTGATTGGCGGGGCGATCTTGTATCGGCTGATCGTGGCGTTTGCGTTGCAGGCTGGCGTGAATCCGTCCGATTTGAAATTGATCACAGCGCTGATTGTCATCTTCGCGCTGATCTCGCCGAAGACACTTCAGACGTGGAAAGCAAAATCGGGCAAAAAGCGCCGTCACAGTTCAGGAGGTGAATCGCATGTTGAAGCTTGA
- a CDS encoding ABC transporter ATP-binding protein, which translates to MLKLEGVRKVFNEGSPDQKVALDHLDLTLQPGDFVTIIGSNGAGKSTLMNMISGVLRPDAGTIEIDGQSATHLPEHRRAQVIGRVFQDPMAGTAPSMTIEENLAIAYSRKERRTLRIGVSRKRKELFRELLADLNLGLEQRLSAKAGLLSGGERQALSLLMASFTDPKVLLLDEHTAALDPARAQVVTDLTREIVERKRLTTLMVTHNMQQALDLGNRLLMMDQGRIILDVPSADKLKLTVPDLLAEFERIRGEKLVSDRVVLG; encoded by the coding sequence ATGTTGAAGCTTGAGGGGGTTCGCAAAGTGTTCAATGAGGGCTCTCCCGATCAAAAAGTCGCGTTGGACCATCTCGATCTGACGCTTCAGCCAGGTGATTTTGTGACGATCATCGGAAGCAATGGAGCGGGGAAGTCAACGCTGATGAACATGATCTCCGGTGTGCTCAGACCGGACGCTGGAACGATCGAAATCGACGGCCAGTCGGCCACTCATCTTCCTGAACACAGGCGTGCGCAAGTGATCGGGCGCGTGTTTCAAGACCCGATGGCAGGCACAGCTCCTTCGATGACGATAGAGGAAAATCTGGCCATCGCCTACTCGCGCAAGGAACGGCGCACGCTGCGGATCGGGGTCAGCAGAAAGCGCAAGGAGCTGTTTCGCGAGTTGCTGGCCGATTTGAACCTCGGTCTCGAACAGCGACTTTCCGCCAAGGCGGGATTGCTATCCGGTGGTGAACGCCAGGCATTGAGTTTGTTGATGGCTTCGTTTACCGATCCAAAAGTTTTGCTGCTCGATGAGCACACCGCCGCGCTCGATCCGGCGCGGGCGCAGGTGGTGACCGATTTAACACGAGAGATTGTGGAGCGTAAACGGTTGACCACTTTGATGGTCACACACAACATGCAACAAGCGCTCGATCTGGGCAACCGCCTCCTGATGATGGATCAAGGGCGGATCATTTTGGACGTGCCGAGTGCAGACAAGCTGAAATTGACGGTGCCCGACTTGCTGGCCGAATTTGAGCGAATCCGCGGCGAGAAGCTGGTGAGTGACCGGGTGGTGTTGGGATAG
- a CDS encoding YybH family protein → MEFKDALQNHLDAITGKNLTAFLSTVQKDNISLILPNGKFINDRQEFETFHQNWFSDPDWSMECEILKTVVTSEMSVALLNVLYKDLDPQGQPYEKQYYLSLIFQQHDGNWLLVHDQNTFQN, encoded by the coding sequence TTGGAATTTAAAGACGCTTTGCAAAATCATTTGGACGCGATCACCGGAAAAAATCTGACCGCGTTCTTGTCAACCGTGCAGAAGGACAACATCTCGTTAATCCTGCCGAACGGGAAGTTTATCAACGATCGCCAAGAGTTCGAAACGTTTCACCAAAACTGGTTCTCCGACCCAGACTGGTCGATGGAGTGTGAGATTCTGAAAACGGTCGTCACTTCCGAAATGAGCGTCGCTCTGCTCAACGTGTTGTACAAAGACCTCGATCCACAAGGTCAACCTTACGAGAAGCAATATTACCTCTCGCTCATCTTCCAGCAACATGACGGGAATTGGCTGCTCGTGCATGACCAGAACACGTTCCAAAACTGA
- a CDS encoding aspartate/glutamate racemase family protein produces the protein MKTIGLLGGMSWESTVVYYQLLNTLVRDKLGGLNSAKVLMHSFNFEEIAVCQRAGDWQKATEILLGAARNLEASGADLLLICTNTMHTLAPEIQAGINTPLLHIADVTAAALLEQGVQKAALLGTRYTMEQEFYRERLKGHGVEVVIPGQVERQDVHDIIFDELCQGVVKDVSRKRYREIMARLTEEHGVEGIILGCTEIQLLVQPDDAQVPLFDTTYLHAKKAIELALS, from the coding sequence ATGAAAACGATCGGGTTGCTTGGCGGGATGAGTTGGGAGTCAACAGTTGTCTATTATCAGTTGCTCAATACGCTGGTGCGAGACAAGCTGGGCGGGCTAAATTCGGCAAAAGTGCTGATGCACAGCTTTAATTTTGAGGAGATTGCAGTTTGTCAGAGAGCGGGCGATTGGCAAAAAGCGACCGAGATTTTGCTCGGTGCAGCCCGTAACTTAGAAGCGAGCGGAGCGGACTTGCTGCTGATCTGCACCAATACGATGCACACATTGGCACCAGAAATTCAAGCGGGAATCAACACCCCACTGCTGCATATCGCCGATGTCACAGCAGCAGCTTTGCTCGAACAAGGCGTGCAGAAAGCGGCGTTGCTCGGCACCCGCTACACGATGGAGCAAGAGTTTTATCGCGAACGTTTGAAAGGGCATGGGGTGGAAGTTGTCATTCCGGGTCAGGTCGAACGGCAGGATGTGCATGACATCATTTTTGACGAGTTGTGCCAAGGGGTGGTCAAGGACGTGTCTCGCAAACGGTACCGTGAAATCATGGCGCGGTTGACGGAGGAACACGGGGTAGAAGGGATCATTTTGGGCTGCACGGAGATCCAACTGTTGGTACAGCCAGACGATGCGCAGGTGCCGCTGTTTGACACCACATACCTCCATGCCAAAAAAGCGATTGAGTTGGCTCTGAGCTAA
- the pdxR gene encoding MocR-like pyridoxine biosynthesis transcription factor PdxR, with the protein MQRKTLYQTVYHRLRYQILSGDWPIGSKLPPERKLAEEWGVSRNTIVHAYADLETEELIYSRVGSGRYVQALPPPSALPRLHWKDSLPGGSALSAPSLMTELHALVGTRSALNFAFGEGGNHTRLKAQFAKGIDPLHILETSEADYLFPVQGLPELRSWIAEWMGCEQITEPSQVMITSGSQEALQMTTAILANPGDSIAVEMPTYFGALHLFQSLGLHLIPVPVDNEGMRIDVLEGILSRSRPRFIYTVPTFHNPTGTILSEARRQQLLALSEKHAIPIVEDDAYRHLHFNQEPPPPLKALDRQGNVIYINTFSKVLFPGLRLGWVAANRPFMERLTRYKELSISTNTFVQHALWSYLQKGAFQDHLQEARCHYQRQAAVMDEHLRQLIPKGISYMTPTGGFYYWVSLPEQVSPKELLQKAIEQNVVFATGDMFLPRETEQPFIRLCYSHETEAGIEQGMRILSSLL; encoded by the coding sequence ATGCAGCGCAAAACACTTTATCAAACAGTCTACCATCGACTGCGCTATCAAATCCTCAGCGGTGATTGGCCGATCGGCAGCAAATTGCCACCAGAACGGAAACTGGCCGAGGAATGGGGTGTGTCGCGTAACACGATCGTCCACGCCTATGCCGATCTGGAAACGGAAGAGTTGATCTATTCCCGCGTCGGCAGTGGCCGCTACGTTCAAGCGTTGCCGCCGCCATCCGCACTGCCTAGACTGCATTGGAAAGACAGTCTGCCCGGCGGCTCCGCACTTTCTGCACCATCTTTGATGACCGAATTACACGCTTTGGTCGGCACGCGCTCAGCACTGAACTTCGCGTTTGGCGAAGGGGGCAACCACACGCGGCTCAAGGCCCAATTTGCCAAAGGGATCGATCCGTTGCACATTTTGGAGACGTCCGAAGCGGACTACCTCTTCCCCGTGCAAGGTCTACCCGAACTGCGCAGTTGGATCGCAGAATGGATGGGCTGTGAGCAGATCACTGAGCCCTCCCAGGTGATGATCACCAGCGGTTCACAGGAAGCCCTGCAGATGACGACGGCGATCTTGGCCAATCCTGGCGACTCGATCGCCGTCGAGATGCCGACCTACTTTGGCGCTTTGCATCTCTTTCAATCGCTCGGTCTGCACCTGATTCCGGTCCCCGTCGATAACGAAGGCATGCGCATCGACGTGCTGGAAGGCATCCTGTCCCGCTCGCGTCCGCGCTTTATTTATACCGTACCGACTTTTCACAATCCGACCGGAACCATTTTGTCAGAAGCTCGCCGCCAGCAATTGCTCGCGCTCAGCGAAAAACATGCCATCCCGATTGTCGAAGATGACGCCTACCGCCATCTGCACTTCAATCAGGAACCGCCGCCACCGCTAAAAGCGCTGGATCGCCAAGGCAACGTGATCTATATCAACACCTTTTCCAAAGTGCTCTTCCCCGGCCTGCGCCTCGGCTGGGTGGCGGCAAACCGCCCGTTTATGGAACGGTTGACCCGCTACAAAGAGCTATCGATCTCCACCAACACGTTCGTCCAACACGCGCTCTGGTCCTATTTGCAAAAAGGGGCGTTTCAAGATCACCTCCAGGAAGCACGTTGCCATTACCAGCGCCAAGCTGCGGTGATGGACGAGCATCTGCGCCAACTGATTCCGAAAGGCATTTCCTATATGACGCCCACAGGCGGTTTTTACTACTGGGTCTCGCTGCCCGAGCAGGTCAGCCCAAAAGAACTGCTGCAAAAAGCGATCGAGCAAAATGTTGTCTTCGCCACCGGCGACATGTTCCTGCCCCGCGAGACCGAACAGCCGTTCATCAGGCTTTGCTACAGCCACGAAACAGAAGCTGGCATCGAACAGGGCATGCGAATCTTGTCTTCACTTCTATAA